GATTTAATTGAGTACGTTCTCGATGTTTGCGATCTCATTCTGATTATGAGCGTTAACCCCGGTTTTGGCGGTCAAAGTTTCATTCCTCAAGTCGTTCCCAAGATTCAGCAATTGCGCAAAATGTGCGACGAACGCGGACTCGATCCTTGGATTGAAGTGGATGGCGGTATGAAGCCTGCGAATACTTGGCAAGTGCTAGAAGCCGGCGCAAATGCGATTGTTGCGGGTTCTGCGGTCTTTAATGCTCCCGATTATGCCGAAGCGATTGAAGGGGTGCGCAACAGCAAGCGTCCCGCACAGGAACCGGAATTGGTTAATGCTTAAAGTGGCGTGAAATTCTTTGAGAAGGGTTAGTTTGGAGGGCGATCGCGTACTGTGCGCGATCGTTCTTTCTTGACAGAAGGGTTATGAAAATTCTTTTAAACTGTCCCGAATATTATGATTTTCATCGCGCTCATAAATCACTTTTGTATTCCAACCGAATCATTTATTCCCCTGATTTTCCGGTTTTCAAACAAGATAATGGGACGTTTTTAGATAAGCCCTACTTAAGGGTTTGCAGTTAAATAATGTCCCAATATTAGGATGTGTTAGGCGATGGCCGCAGGTGCATCGCTGGTATCTTATTTTTACTGATGGCTGATAACTAAAGTGACTCGTCTCCCCGCTTATACAAAAACGCCTTGGCAACATACCTATAGCGAAATCATAGACGTTCGTTCGGAGGAAGAATATCAAAAAGATTGTATTCCCGGTGCAATTAATTTACCCGTTCTGAACGATCGAGAAAGAAAGCAAGTTGGAACAATCTATAAACAAGTTTCTCCCTTTGAAGCCAGAAAAATTGGTTCAGCTCTCATCTCAAAAAATATTTCATGCCACCTAGAAAGTCATTTTGCTTGTAAAGATAAATCCTATCAACCTCTAATTTATTGTTGGCGTGGGGGACAACGTTCGGGAAGTTTGGCATTGGTTTTGAGTCAAATTGGATGGAAAGCTACAGTGGTTGAGGGAGGATATAAAACCTATCGTTCCTACGTTCGAGAACAACTTGAATCCTTGCCAAAGCAGTTGACCTACAAAGTTGTTTGTGGTTTAACGGGAACGGGAAAAACGCTTCTTTTAGAACGAATGAAACAACGCAAGTGGCAAGTTCTGGATTTAGAAGCTTTAGCTCATCATCGCGGTTCGTTGTTAGGACAAGAGTGGACAGATTTGCCAGAACAACAACCCACTCAAAAAGCTTTTGAATCGCGTTTATTGCAATCCCTGAAACAATTTAATCCCGATCGCATCGTATGGCTAGAATCGGAAAGTAATAAAATCGGTCAGGTTTATTTACCCAAAGTTCTGTGGGACAAAATGCAGGAGTCTGCTTGTATTGAAATTTGC
Above is a window of Lusitaniella coriacea LEGE 07157 DNA encoding:
- a CDS encoding TIGR02452 family protein — encoded protein: MKILLNCPEYYDFHRAHKSLLYSNRIIYSPDFPVFKQDNGTFLDKPYLRVCS
- the mnmH gene encoding tRNA 2-selenouridine(34) synthase MnmH, encoding MTRLPAYTKTPWQHTYSEIIDVRSEEEYQKDCIPGAINLPVLNDRERKQVGTIYKQVSPFEARKIGSALISKNISCHLESHFACKDKSYQPLIYCWRGGQRSGSLALVLSQIGWKATVVEGGYKTYRSYVREQLESLPKQLTYKVVCGLTGTGKTLLLERMKQRKWQVLDLEALAHHRGSLLGQEWTDLPEQQPTQKAFESRLLQSLKQFNPDRIVWLESESNKIGQVYLPKVLWDKMQESACIEICLPIEKRIDLLLQQYPYLTENPEFLKNKLIRLKSRYGGEKIKYWCHLVDTKEWRFLIQDLLEVHYDPAYSRSMQYNFKPAEQSFSLTDLSDASINAVLDKITKDLPMVRL